The nucleotide window AGCCGCATTCCGGTGCGCGAGCTGCTGGCCTCGAAGCTGCCGGTCACCGTGCAGCTCGCGCTCTGCTCCATGCTGATCGCGCTCTGCATCGGCATTCCCGCCGGCATTCTCTCGGCGACGCGCAAGGGCACGGTGGTGGACGTGGCCGCCAACTTCTTCGCGCTCTCCGGGCTGTCGGTGCCGCACTTCTGGCTGGGCATCATGCTCATCTTGCTATTCGCGGTGCGCCTGGGCTGGCTGCCCGCCTCCGGCTACGTGCCGCCGTGGGAGAACCTGCGTCAGAACCTGACCACGATCCTGCTGCCCTCGTTCGTGCTGGGCACCGGCGTGGCCGGGGTGATCATGCGCCACACCCGGAGCGCGATGCTCCAGACCCTCGGCGCCGACTACGTGCGCACCGCGCGGGCCAAGAGCGTGCCCGAGCGGCTGGTGGTGCT belongs to Candidatus Methylomirabilota bacterium and includes:
- a CDS encoding ABC transporter permease yields the protein MALWLYVARRLAVLVPTLFFVSVLIFSLQQLLPGDAAVALAGEENDPEAVAAIRARYHLDRPVVVQYGIWLGRVLVGDFGESLRSRIPVRELLASKLPVTVQLALCSMLIALCIGIPAGILSATRKGTVVDVAANFFALSGLSVPHFWLGIMLILLFAVRLGWLPASGYVPPWENLRQNLTTILLPSFVLGTGVAGVIMRHTRSAMLQTLGADYVRTARAKSVPERLVVLKHALRNALIPIITLGAIEFGRLLSGAVLTEQVFAIPGFGKLLVDGVFNRDYAVVQAV